From one Streptomyces sp. ICC1 genomic stretch:
- a CDS encoding class I SAM-dependent methyltransferase → MTVTTEADQQQEYVFDSAWDKETERLITNEAIWDPGTFERFERLGVGPGWHCLEVGFGSGSAARRLAHLVGPTGRVVAADLKPERLIDEQDETLRVLQLDLREDELPAAAFDLVHARMVIQHLPEREALIAKLVGALKPGGILFLEDTDSSTLFRSAHSEEFLQDVRAAGYGLMREAGHDPRGGHVDYHIALGTGLEDVQAEGRVVMVEGGSVQARHYQLWLEFMATRITAGGLVTRERIDEAIAQMGDPAHHWLSQVQISTTGRKPLGN, encoded by the coding sequence ATGACCGTCACCACGGAAGCGGACCAGCAGCAGGAGTACGTCTTCGACTCCGCCTGGGACAAGGAGACCGAGCGGCTGATCACCAACGAGGCCATCTGGGACCCCGGCACCTTCGAGCGCTTCGAGCGGCTCGGCGTCGGCCCCGGCTGGCACTGCCTGGAGGTCGGCTTCGGCTCCGGCTCAGCGGCCCGCCGCCTCGCGCACCTGGTCGGCCCCACCGGCCGGGTGGTCGCCGCCGACCTCAAGCCCGAGCGCCTGATCGACGAGCAGGACGAGACCCTGCGCGTGCTCCAGCTCGACCTGCGCGAGGACGAGCTGCCCGCCGCCGCCTTCGACCTCGTACACGCCCGCATGGTCATTCAGCACCTGCCCGAGCGCGAGGCCCTGATCGCCAAGCTGGTGGGCGCCCTCAAGCCCGGCGGCATCCTCTTCCTCGAGGACACCGACTCCTCGACCCTCTTCCGCAGCGCCCACTCCGAGGAGTTCCTCCAGGACGTGCGCGCCGCCGGATACGGGCTGATGCGCGAGGCCGGCCACGACCCGCGCGGCGGCCACGTCGACTACCACATCGCGCTGGGCACCGGCCTGGAGGACGTGCAGGCCGAGGGCCGCGTGGTCATGGTCGAGGGCGGCTCGGTGCAGGCCCGCCACTACCAGCTGTGGCTGGAGTTCATGGCCACCCGCATCACCGCCGGGGGCCTGGTGACCCGCGAGCGCATCGACGAGGCCATCGCGCAGATGGGCGACCCCGCCCACCACTGGCTCAGCCAGGTCCAGATCTCCACCACCGGCCGCAAGCCGCTCGGCAACTGA
- a CDS encoding DegT/DnrJ/EryC1/StrS family aminotransferase: protein MNTLPFFPPDLFEGDKDALLKVLFDVGTDPEQRFILGRRTAEFEEEIKKATGAGAVLACGSGTGALELAVGALDIGPGDEVIVPAFCCQPVASAVVNAGATPVFADVDPWTMVMDPDHTESLITERTKALMPAHLFSIMADMPRFADISRRHGIPVIEDAAVAQGAVLDGVPAGRWGTLGVFSFFQVKALGTAGEGGVVLTDDPELATAVKMLRNHGQDGVNRFLHHRIGRNSRFDEVLAGFQLHRLAGFPDRLERRARIADYYTERFAELHDEDVKAPPAGRNGRCYYVYSIQVSRREDLRAYLSEHGIGSHVYYPTPLPLQPAFAAFAPQGADWPNARRASRSNLAIPVWPHLTDAEVEHIADTICDFFA from the coding sequence GTGAACACCCTGCCCTTCTTCCCGCCGGACCTGTTCGAGGGTGACAAGGACGCCCTGCTCAAGGTGCTGTTCGACGTCGGCACCGATCCGGAGCAGCGCTTCATCCTCGGCCGCCGGACGGCCGAGTTCGAAGAGGAGATCAAGAAGGCGACCGGGGCCGGCGCGGTCCTCGCCTGCGGCAGCGGCACGGGCGCGCTGGAACTGGCCGTCGGCGCCCTGGACATCGGTCCGGGCGACGAGGTCATCGTCCCCGCCTTCTGCTGCCAGCCGGTGGCCTCCGCCGTGGTCAACGCCGGCGCCACCCCCGTCTTCGCCGACGTGGACCCGTGGACGATGGTCATGGACCCCGACCACACCGAGAGCCTGATCACCGAGCGCACCAAGGCGCTGATGCCCGCGCACCTGTTCTCGATCATGGCCGACATGCCGCGGTTCGCGGACATCTCCCGGCGCCACGGCATCCCGGTCATCGAGGACGCGGCGGTCGCCCAGGGCGCGGTCCTGGACGGTGTGCCCGCCGGCCGCTGGGGCACCCTCGGCGTCTTCTCCTTCTTCCAGGTCAAGGCCCTGGGCACGGCCGGCGAGGGCGGGGTGGTCCTGACGGACGACCCGGAACTGGCCACCGCCGTCAAGATGCTGCGCAACCACGGGCAGGACGGCGTCAACCGCTTCCTGCACCACCGCATCGGCCGCAACAGCCGCTTCGACGAGGTCCTCGCGGGCTTCCAGCTGCACCGGCTGGCCGGGTTCCCCGACCGCCTGGAGCGCCGGGCCCGGATCGCGGACTACTACACCGAGCGCTTCGCCGAGCTCCACGACGAGGACGTCAAGGCCCCGCCGGCCGGACGCAACGGCCGCTGCTACTACGTGTACTCGATCCAGGTCTCGCGGCGCGAGGACCTGCGCGCCTACCTGAGCGAGCACGGCATCGGCTCGCACGTCTACTACCCGACCCCGCTCCCGCTGCAGCCGGCCTTCGCCGCGTTCGCGCCGCAGGGCGCCGACTGGCCGAACGCGCGCCGGGCCAGCCGGTCCAACCTCGCGATCCCGGTCTGGCCGCACCTGACCGACGCCGAGGTCGAGCACATAGCCGACACGATCTGCGATTTCTTCGCCTAG